The Streptomyces sp. NBC_01775 genome includes a region encoding these proteins:
- a CDS encoding DNA polymerase IV, translating into MRSQPTILHLDMDAFFAAVEQASKPSLRGKPVVVGGLGPRGVVSTASYEARRFGVHSAMPTAQARRLCPNAAYLGSRFGVYRAVSDVVMELLHRLSPLVEPLSLDEAFVDLEAGEALDGTSGGPQGAREVGERLRADIRAATGLSGSVGLAGSKMLAKIASEQAKPDGLVLIEPGTEREMLAPLTVRTLPGVGPATAETLRRAGITSVGEVVEAGVDELLRLLGKAHGTSVHAMAYGTDDRPVVAERDAKSVSVEDTYDVDLTDRTRVRLEVERLAGRCVTRLRAAGRSGRTVVIKVRSYDFSTLTRSETLRGPTDDPGVVKESAQRLLEGVDTTAGVRLLGVAVSGLADFTQEDLFAQAQAARSEAEAEAAQEAAEATKEAAGAGEESALSGAHEPVVLADRQWIPGRDVRHAEHGRGWVQGSGVGKVTVRFEEPDSPPGRVRTFSVDDPDLEPAEPRMLDAQIAAVLAWREGASGSGGRADQSPAPATRPKSWSGGTGASPPTGTSSP; encoded by the coding sequence GTGAGGAGCCAGCCGACCATCCTGCATCTGGACATGGATGCCTTCTTCGCCGCGGTGGAGCAGGCATCCAAGCCCAGCCTGCGCGGGAAGCCCGTGGTCGTCGGAGGGCTGGGCCCGCGCGGGGTGGTCTCCACGGCGTCGTACGAGGCGCGACGCTTCGGTGTGCATTCCGCGATGCCCACGGCGCAGGCGAGGCGGTTGTGTCCCAACGCGGCGTATCTCGGCTCCCGCTTCGGGGTCTACCGGGCGGTCAGCGACGTGGTCATGGAGCTGCTGCACCGTCTGTCGCCTCTGGTGGAGCCGCTGAGCCTCGATGAGGCGTTCGTCGACCTGGAGGCCGGGGAGGCGCTCGACGGGACCTCAGGCGGCCCGCAGGGGGCTCGTGAGGTGGGGGAAAGGCTGCGGGCGGACATCCGTGCGGCCACCGGTCTCAGCGGCTCTGTCGGGCTCGCGGGGTCCAAGATGCTGGCCAAGATCGCCTCGGAGCAGGCGAAGCCCGACGGGCTGGTGCTGATAGAGCCCGGCACCGAGCGGGAGATGCTGGCGCCGCTGACCGTGCGCACCCTGCCCGGGGTGGGCCCCGCAACCGCCGAGACGCTGCGCAGAGCCGGGATCACCTCCGTCGGTGAGGTGGTGGAGGCCGGCGTGGATGAGTTGCTGCGGCTGCTGGGCAAGGCGCACGGCACCTCCGTGCACGCGATGGCGTACGGGACCGACGACAGGCCGGTGGTGGCCGAGCGGGACGCGAAGTCGGTCTCCGTCGAGGACACCTACGACGTGGACCTCACCGACCGTACGCGGGTGCGGTTGGAGGTCGAGCGGCTCGCCGGGCGCTGCGTGACGCGGCTGAGAGCGGCCGGGCGCTCGGGCCGGACGGTCGTGATCAAGGTGCGCAGCTATGACTTCTCCACGCTCACCAGATCCGAGACCCTGCGTGGCCCCACCGACGACCCCGGGGTCGTCAAGGAGTCGGCACAGCGGCTGCTGGAGGGAGTGGACACGACGGCGGGCGTGCGGCTGCTCGGCGTGGCCGTGAGCGGCCTGGCCGACTTCACACAGGAGGATCTGTTCGCCCAGGCCCAGGCCGCGCGCAGCGAGGCGGAGGCCGAGGCGGCGCAGGAGGCCGCGGAGGCTACGAAGGAAGCGGCGGGCGCGGGGGAGGAGAGCGCGCTGTCCGGCGCGCACGAGCCGGTGGTGCTCGCCGACCGGCAGTGGATTCCCGGGCGGGACGTACGGCATGCCGAGCACGGCAGGGGCTGGGTGCAGGGCAGCGGCGTCGGGAAGGTCACCGTCCGCTTCGAGGAGCCCGACTCGCCGCCGGGCAGGGTGCGGACGTTCTCCGTGGACGACCCGGACCTGGAGCCGGCCGAGCCGCGCATGCTGGACGCCCAGATCGCGGCGGTGCTGGCCTGGCGCGAGGGCGCGTCCGGCAGCGGGGGGCGGGCAGATCAGTCCCCGGCGCCGGCAACCCGTCCGAAGTCGTGGTCCGGAGGGACCGGGGCCTCGCCTCCCACGGGCACGTCCAGCCCGTAG
- a CDS encoding small basic family protein: MIAVLGLVVGVVAGLVVRPVVPTVVEPYLPIAVVAALDAVFGGLRAMLDGIFDDKVFVVSFLSNVVVAALIVFLGDKLGVGAQLSTGVVVVLGIRIFSNAAAIRRHVFRA; the protein is encoded by the coding sequence GTGATCGCCGTACTGGGCCTCGTCGTAGGAGTCGTGGCCGGACTTGTCGTCCGGCCCGTGGTGCCGACGGTGGTCGAGCCCTATCTGCCCATCGCCGTCGTGGCCGCGCTCGACGCGGTCTTCGGCGGCCTGCGCGCCATGCTGGACGGGATCTTCGACGACAAGGTCTTCGTCGTCTCGTTCCTCTCCAACGTCGTCGTCGCGGCGCTGATCGTCTTTCTGGGGGACAAGCTGGGCGTCGGAGCGCAGCTGTCGACCGGTGTGGTCGTCGTCCTGGGCATCCGCATCTTCTCCAACGCCGCCGCCATCCGCCGGCACGTCTTCAGGGCGTGA
- a CDS encoding FHA domain-containing protein, which yields MPHGRVCFVRGESPVSIFAKLFGKSRQDGGSAARHRASRNAEMTGGAPGDGGERPLFRDEVAPRNGDTSSGHGAVSVDPGTQGRIGSGAPPTSNTGGGSALPVCNRCGTQAAEASRFCSNCGAPLRGGVPAEGSSETTSTISISGLEAYEAEVTGQHASPVLPPEAQAAVDALPVGSALLIVRRGPNSGSRFLLDGELTTAGRHPESDIFLDDVTVSRRHVEFRRGSDGVFTVSDVGSLNGTYVNRERIESGVPLGNGDEVQIGKYRLVFFASQRTF from the coding sequence CTGCCCCACGGGCGGGTCTGTTTCGTGCGAGGGGAATCGCCCGTGAGTATTTTTGCGAAGTTGTTCGGCAAGAGCCGCCAGGACGGTGGCAGCGCCGCGCGGCACCGTGCTTCCCGGAACGCGGAGATGACGGGCGGCGCACCCGGGGACGGCGGGGAGCGCCCGTTGTTCCGGGACGAGGTAGCACCTCGTAACGGAGACACTTCGAGTGGTCACGGAGCTGTTTCTGTTGACCCTGGCACACAGGGGCGCATAGGTTCCGGAGCACCGCCAACCTCAAATACAGGTGGAGGTTCTGCCTTGCCGGTGTGTAACAGGTGTGGAACCCAGGCCGCGGAAGCGAGCCGGTTCTGCTCCAACTGCGGAGCCCCCCTGCGGGGAGGCGTCCCCGCGGAGGGATCGTCCGAGACGACCTCCACGATCTCCATCTCCGGTCTGGAGGCCTACGAGGCGGAGGTGACCGGGCAGCACGCCTCTCCGGTCCTGCCGCCCGAGGCCCAGGCCGCCGTCGACGCGCTCCCCGTGGGTTCCGCCCTGCTGATCGTGCGGCGCGGTCCCAACTCGGGCAGCCGCTTCCTGCTGGACGGCGAGCTGACGACCGCCGGGCGGCACCCCGAGAGCGACATCTTCCTGGACGACGTGACGGTCTCGCGCCGCCACGTCGAGTTCCGGCGGGGCAGCGACGGCGTCTTCACCGTCTCCGATGTCGGCAGCCTGAACGGCACCTACGTCAACCGTGAGCGGATCGAGTCGGGCGTGCCGCTGGGGAACGGGGACGAGGTGCAGATCGGAAAGTACCGGCTGGTCTTCTTCGCGAGCCAGCGCACCTTCTGA
- a CDS encoding DUF881 domain-containing protein: MSQQHPPRSTPSRSARPDASMSLLNNVIDHSLDDGYAEAAVRRGVEGRSGLPRTLRAKLGLAGGLVLAALVVTVGAAQARISAPTIAKEKQELIERIESGGRDADKLQDSVDELRASVEEKQRKALEKHGDQRGRTTALLSGAVPVKGPGIKLVVDDAKDAGSGHGDGPRNSNGFSDTGRIRDRDLQRVVNGLWQSGAEAVSVNGQRLTSRSAIRAAGDAILVDNKPLVPPYTLLAVGQGKKLSRTFQDSVDGQYLYVLHKDYGARTNISVQDEVRLPAAPSLIVRTAKPVQTGKGSTS, from the coding sequence ATGTCGCAGCAGCACCCCCCACGGAGCACCCCGTCGAGGTCTGCGCGGCCCGACGCCTCCATGTCGCTGCTGAACAACGTCATCGACCACAGCCTGGATGACGGTTATGCGGAAGCCGCCGTACGGCGGGGCGTGGAGGGCCGCTCGGGCCTTCCACGCACGCTGCGCGCCAAGCTGGGCCTGGCCGGCGGGTTGGTGCTCGCGGCGCTCGTGGTGACCGTGGGCGCGGCGCAGGCCCGGATCTCGGCGCCCACCATCGCCAAGGAGAAGCAGGAACTCATCGAACGCATCGAGTCCGGTGGACGTGACGCCGACAAGCTTCAGGACAGCGTCGATGAACTGCGTGCCTCCGTGGAGGAGAAGCAGCGCAAGGCCCTGGAGAAGCACGGCGACCAGCGCGGCAGAACCACGGCCCTGCTCTCCGGAGCCGTCCCCGTCAAGGGACCGGGGATCAAGCTGGTGGTGGACGACGCCAAGGACGCCGGGTCCGGCCACGGCGACGGACCGCGCAACAGCAACGGATTCTCCGACACCGGCCGCATCCGCGACCGTGATCTTCAGCGTGTCGTCAACGGACTGTGGCAATCCGGCGCCGAGGCGGTCTCGGTCAACGGCCAGCGGCTCACCTCCCGCTCGGCGATCCGCGCCGCCGGTGACGCGATCCTGGTCGACAACAAGCCACTGGTGCCGCCCTATACGCTGCTCGCGGTGGGGCAGGGCAAGAAGCTCAGCAGAACCTTCCAGGACAGCGTGGACGGGCAGTACCTGTACGTGCTGCACAAGGACTACGGTGCCCGGACCAACATTTCCGTCCAGGACGAGGTCCGGCTGCCTGCCGCGCCGAGTCTGATCGTACGAACAGCGAAACCTGTGCAGACAGGGAAGGGCAGCACATCGTGA
- the ftsR gene encoding transcriptional regulator FtsR encodes MLHTPSGGASPGTAAGQSGPMSIGAVLQALREEFPEVTVSKIRFLEAEGLVEPDRSPSGYRKFRAEDIERLSYVLRMQRDHYLPLKVIREHLDALGRGEPLPAVPAPTREIQEPEVTPPAPAVRIGRKELLAVAEVDEEELAEWESYGLVGAASDGAYELTEVTVARLVAELGRFGLEPRHLRAMKAAAGRQADLVEQLVAPLRRHPDPRTRARAESTAQELAGLSVRLHAALVQSALHPRGD; translated from the coding sequence ATGCTGCACACACCGTCGGGCGGTGCCTCTCCGGGCACCGCCGCCGGGCAGAGCGGTCCGATGAGCATCGGCGCCGTGCTCCAGGCGCTTCGTGAGGAGTTCCCCGAGGTCACCGTCTCCAAGATCCGTTTCCTGGAGGCGGAGGGCCTGGTGGAGCCGGACCGTTCCCCTTCCGGATACCGGAAGTTCCGAGCCGAGGACATCGAGCGGCTCAGCTATGTCCTGAGAATGCAGCGGGACCACTACCTGCCCCTCAAGGTCATCAGGGAGCATCTCGACGCCCTCGGCAGAGGCGAGCCGCTGCCGGCGGTCCCCGCCCCCACCCGCGAGATCCAGGAGCCGGAGGTGACGCCTCCGGCTCCTGCCGTGCGTATAGGGCGCAAGGAGCTGCTGGCCGTCGCCGAGGTGGACGAGGAGGAGCTGGCGGAGTGGGAGTCGTACGGCCTGGTCGGCGCCGCCTCCGACGGGGCCTATGAGCTGACGGAGGTCACAGTGGCCCGGCTGGTGGCCGAGCTGGGCCGTTTCGGGCTCGAACCGCGCCACCTGCGGGCCATGAAGGCGGCTGCCGGGCGCCAGGCGGACCTCGTGGAGCAGCTTGTGGCACCCCTGCGGCGGCACCCTGATCCCCGTACCAGGGCCCGGGCCGAGAGCACCGCACAGGAACTCGCGGGGCTCTCCGTACGGCTGCACGCGGCCCTTGTGCAGTCCGCCCTGCACCCGCGCGGTGACTGA
- a CDS encoding PRC-barrel domain-containing protein, which produces MQTDIDPRSLIGRKAYDREGTKIGTVDEVYLDDATGAPEWAALRTGLFSRDAFVPLEPSSLDREGLRVPFERALIKDAPDFGVGRHLSPQQELQLYHHYGLDVPVGGEAPVPPDHDFGRVAGAGD; this is translated from the coding sequence GTGCAGACCGACATCGATCCGCGGAGCCTGATCGGCCGCAAAGCGTACGACCGCGAGGGCACCAAGATAGGCACCGTGGACGAGGTGTACCTCGACGACGCCACAGGCGCACCCGAGTGGGCAGCCCTGCGCACCGGCCTGTTCAGCAGGGACGCCTTCGTGCCGCTGGAGCCGAGCAGCCTGGACAGGGAAGGGCTGCGCGTCCCCTTCGAACGGGCCCTGATCAAAGACGCTCCTGACTTCGGGGTGGGCCGCCATCTGTCCCCGCAACAGGAACTTCAGCTCTACCACCACTACGGGCTGGACGTGCCCGTGGGAGGCGAGGCCCCGGTCCCTCCGGACCACGACTTCGGACGGGTTGCCGGCGCCGGGGACTGA
- a CDS encoding DUF881 domain-containing protein: MSEGNTPSEEERTPEEGGAPREEPAAEPAPEAAPQPSGRRRLVQAVWPPRVTRAQLIVAVLLFVLGLGLAIQVRSTSENSALRGARHEDLVRILDELDDRTKRLEDEKRELEGHRTELESSSDQAEEARKQTREKEAQLGVLAGTVKAEGPGIRLTVKDRAGATDSDTLLDAVQELRAAGAEAMQINGVRVVASTYFSDSGGGVSVDGHRIEQPYRFEVIGKPADLEPALNIPGGVVQTLKNKQATASVTRSEKITVDALRQAKRPDYARSSSQ; encoded by the coding sequence ATGAGTGAAGGAAACACACCATCGGAGGAAGAGCGCACCCCGGAAGAGGGTGGTGCGCCTCGCGAGGAGCCCGCAGCGGAGCCGGCGCCGGAGGCCGCGCCGCAGCCCAGTGGCCGCCGGCGGCTCGTCCAGGCCGTCTGGCCGCCCCGGGTGACACGCGCCCAACTCATCGTCGCCGTGCTGCTGTTCGTCCTCGGGTTGGGGCTCGCCATTCAGGTGCGCTCCACCAGCGAGAACAGCGCGCTGCGCGGGGCACGCCACGAGGACCTGGTCCGCATTCTCGACGAACTCGACGACCGCACCAAGCGGCTGGAGGACGAGAAGCGGGAGCTGGAGGGGCACCGCACCGAGCTGGAGTCCAGCTCGGACCAGGCGGAAGAGGCCCGCAAGCAGACCCGGGAGAAGGAGGCCCAGCTCGGTGTCCTCGCGGGCACCGTCAAGGCGGAGGGTCCCGGCATCCGCCTTACGGTCAAGGACCGTGCGGGGGCCACGGATTCCGACACGCTGCTCGACGCCGTCCAGGAACTGCGGGCCGCGGGCGCCGAGGCCATGCAGATCAACGGCGTCCGCGTGGTGGCCAGCACCTATTTCTCCGACAGTGGCGGCGGAGTGAGCGTGGACGGGCATAGGATCGAGCAGCCTTACCGCTTCGAGGTCATCGGCAAGCCGGCGGACCTGGAGCCCGCGCTGAACATCCCCGGCGGAGTCGTGCAGACGCTGAAGAACAAGCAGGCCACAGCGTCTGTGACCCGGTCGGAGAAGATCACTGTGGATGCCTTGCGACAGGCGAAGCGGCCTGACTACGCTCGGTCGTCATCGCAGTGA
- a CDS encoding MerR family transcriptional regulator — MGYRGPTACTAAGITYRQLDYWARTGLVEPSIRPAYGSGTQRLYSFRDIVVLKIVKRLLDTGVSLQNIRAAVRHLRSRGRTDLARMTLMSDGATVYECSSPDEVVDLLQGGQGVFGIAVGVVWKDVEGALSQLHGERVDTGETLVGHHPEDELARRRNRAG; from the coding sequence GTGGGATATCGCGGGCCCACAGCCTGCACGGCGGCGGGCATCACCTACCGGCAGCTCGACTACTGGGCTCGCACCGGCCTGGTCGAACCCAGCATCCGGCCCGCGTACGGCTCCGGCACCCAGCGGCTCTACAGCTTTCGGGACATCGTCGTCCTCAAGATCGTGAAGCGTCTTCTGGACACCGGGGTCTCTCTCCAGAACATCCGCGCCGCCGTCCGCCACCTGCGCTCGCGGGGCAGGACCGACCTGGCCCGTATGACGCTCATGAGCGACGGCGCCACCGTCTACGAGTGCTCCTCGCCCGACGAGGTCGTCGACCTGCTCCAGGGCGGGCAGGGCGTCTTCGGCATCGCGGTGGGTGTGGTCTGGAAGGACGTCGAGGGCGCGCTCTCGCAGCTGCACGGCGAGCGGGTCGACACGGGGGAGACCCTGGTCGGACACCATCCCGAGGACGAGCTGGCGCGCCGTCGCAACCGCGCGGGCTGA
- a CDS encoding bifunctional nuclease family protein, with protein sequence MNELDVVGVRVEMPTNQPIVLLREVGGDRYLPIWIGPGEATAIAFAQQGMTPARPLTHDLFKDVLEAVGQELTAVRIMDLREGVFYAELVFASGVEVSARPSDAIALALRTGTPIYGSDGVLDDAGIAIPDEQEDEVEKFREFLDQISPEDFGTSSQ encoded by the coding sequence GTGAATGAGCTCGACGTCGTGGGTGTCCGGGTGGAAATGCCCACCAACCAACCGATCGTGCTCCTGCGAGAAGTGGGAGGCGACCGCTACCTCCCTATCTGGATCGGCCCGGGGGAGGCGACGGCGATCGCCTTCGCCCAGCAGGGCATGACCCCCGCACGCCCACTCACCCATGACCTGTTCAAGGACGTCCTGGAAGCAGTGGGTCAGGAGCTGACCGCGGTCCGCATTATGGATCTGCGGGAGGGCGTGTTCTACGCCGAGCTGGTCTTCGCCAGCGGAGTCGAAGTGAGCGCACGTCCGTCCGACGCCATAGCGCTCGCCCTGCGCACGGGAACGCCGATCTACGGCAGTGACGGTGTGCTGGACGACGCCGGGATCGCGATCCCGGACGAGCAGGAGGACGAGGTGGAGAAGTTCCGCGAGTTCCTCGACCAGATCTCTCCCGAGGACTTCGGTACCAGCAGCCAGTGA
- the gcvP gene encoding aminomethyl-transferring glycine dehydrogenase, which translates to MTSHRIPLSSLERGAPFESRHIGPDSAAQAKMLAQVGYGSLDELTAAAVPDVIKSTEQLRLPEARGEAEVLAELRSLAARNQVLHSMIGLGYYGTFTPPVILRNVMENPAWYTAYTPYQPEISQGRLEALLNFQTVVADLTGLPTSGASLLDESTAAAEAMSLSRRVGKVKDGVFLVDADCLPQTVAVLRTRAEPTGVEIIVADLGDGIPQEVVERGVFGVLLQYPGASGAVRDPRAVVERAHELGAVVTVAADLLALTLLTSPGELGADIAVGSSQRFGVPMGFGGPHAGYMAVREKFARSLPGRLVGVSKDADGEQAYRLALQTREQHIRREKATSNICTAQVLLAVMAGMYAAYHGPDGLAAIARRTHRYAAVLAAGLRGGGVELAHDAFFDTVTARVPGRAAEVTGRAREDGVNLRQVDEDHVGIACDETTGRAQLTAVWKAFGLAAGAVDIDELDAATEDTLPAGLLRTDEYLTHPVFHEHRSETAMLRYLRRLADRDYALDRGMIPLGSCTMKLNATTEMEPVTWPEFGGLHPFAPAEQAEGYLTLIHELEDRLAEVTGYDKVSLQPNAGSQGELAGLLAVRAYHHANGDAQRDICLIPSSAHGTNAASAVMAGMKVVVVKTSDNGDVDVDDLREKITQHGERLAVLMVTYPSTHGVFEEHITDVCAAVHDAGGQVYVDGANLNALLGLARPGRFGADVSHLNLHKTFCIPHGGGGPGVGPIGVREHLAPYLPNHPLQPAAGPETGIGPVSGAPWGSAGILPISWAYVRLMGAEGLRRATQVAVLSANYIAKRLEPHYPVLYTGPNGLVAHECIIDVRPLTKQTGVSIDDVAKRLIDYGFHAPTMSFPVAGTLMTEPTESEDLAELDRFCEAMIAIRAEIERVGSGEWGAEDNPLRNAPHTAAMLGREWEQGYPREEAVFPAGVRAADKYWPPVRRIDGAYGDRNLVCSCPPVAEYDD; encoded by the coding sequence ATGACTTCCCACCGCATCCCGCTCTCCTCGCTGGAGCGTGGCGCCCCCTTCGAGAGCCGCCACATCGGCCCCGACAGTGCCGCGCAGGCCAAGATGCTCGCCCAGGTCGGCTACGGCTCGCTCGACGAGCTGACGGCCGCAGCCGTGCCCGACGTGATCAAGAGCACCGAGCAGCTGAGACTCCCCGAGGCGCGTGGTGAGGCCGAGGTGCTGGCGGAGCTGCGCTCCCTCGCGGCGCGCAACCAGGTGCTGCACTCGATGATCGGTCTGGGCTACTACGGCACCTTCACGCCGCCGGTGATCCTGCGCAACGTCATGGAGAACCCGGCCTGGTACACCGCCTACACCCCGTACCAGCCGGAGATCAGCCAGGGGCGGCTGGAGGCGCTGCTCAACTTCCAGACCGTCGTCGCCGACCTCACGGGGCTGCCCACCTCCGGCGCCTCCCTGCTGGACGAGTCGACGGCGGCGGCCGAGGCGATGTCGCTCTCCCGCCGGGTCGGCAAGGTCAAGGACGGCGTCTTCCTGGTCGACGCGGACTGTCTGCCGCAGACCGTCGCCGTGCTGCGCACCCGGGCCGAGCCGACCGGCGTCGAGATCATCGTCGCGGACCTCGGCGACGGCATCCCGCAGGAGGTGGTCGAGCGCGGCGTCTTCGGCGTGCTCCTCCAGTACCCCGGCGCCTCCGGTGCCGTGCGCGACCCGCGTGCCGTCGTCGAACGCGCGCACGAGCTGGGCGCCGTCGTCACGGTCGCCGCCGATCTGCTCGCGCTGACCCTGCTGACCTCGCCGGGTGAGCTGGGCGCCGACATCGCCGTCGGCTCCAGCCAGCGCTTCGGGGTACCCATGGGCTTCGGCGGGCCGCACGCCGGCTACATGGCGGTGCGCGAGAAGTTCGCCCGCAGTCTGCCCGGACGGCTCGTCGGCGTCTCCAAGGACGCGGACGGCGAGCAGGCGTACCGGCTCGCCCTCCAGACCCGCGAGCAGCACATCCGCCGGGAGAAGGCCACCAGCAACATCTGCACCGCGCAGGTGCTCCTCGCCGTGATGGCCGGGATGTACGCGGCCTACCACGGTCCCGACGGGCTGGCGGCGATCGCCCGCCGTACGCACCGCTACGCCGCCGTTCTCGCCGCCGGGCTGCGCGGCGGCGGGGTCGAACTCGCGCACGACGCCTTCTTCGACACCGTCACGGCACGCGTACCCGGCCGGGCCGCCGAGGTGACCGGGCGAGCCCGCGAGGACGGGGTCAATCTGCGGCAGGTGGACGAGGACCACGTCGGCATCGCCTGCGACGAGACGACGGGCCGCGCGCAACTGACGGCCGTCTGGAAGGCGTTCGGCCTCGCCGCCGGCGCCGTGGACATCGACGAACTGGACGCGGCCACCGAGGACACGCTCCCCGCCGGCCTGCTGCGCACCGACGAGTACCTCACCCACCCCGTCTTCCACGAACACCGCTCCGAGACGGCGATGCTGCGCTACCTGCGCCGCCTCGCCGACCGGGACTACGCGCTGGACCGGGGCATGATCCCGCTCGGCTCGTGCACCATGAAGCTGAATGCCACCACCGAGATGGAGCCGGTCACCTGGCCCGAGTTCGGCGGGTTGCACCCCTTCGCGCCGGCCGAGCAGGCCGAGGGCTATCTGACGCTGATCCACGAGCTGGAGGACCGGCTCGCCGAGGTCACCGGCTACGACAAGGTCTCCCTCCAGCCCAACGCCGGCTCCCAGGGCGAGCTGGCCGGGCTGCTGGCCGTACGCGCCTATCACCATGCCAACGGCGACGCGCAGCGCGACATCTGCCTCATCCCGTCCTCGGCGCACGGCACCAACGCGGCCAGCGCCGTGATGGCGGGCATGAAGGTCGTGGTCGTCAAGACCAGCGACAACGGTGACGTCGACGTGGACGATCTGCGGGAGAAGATCACGCAGCACGGCGAGCGACTGGCCGTTCTGATGGTCACCTACCCCTCGACGCACGGCGTGTTCGAGGAGCACATCACCGACGTCTGCGCCGCGGTGCACGACGCCGGCGGCCAGGTGTACGTCGACGGCGCCAACCTCAACGCGCTGCTCGGGCTGGCCAGGCCGGGGCGGTTCGGCGCCGATGTCTCCCACCTCAACCTGCACAAGACCTTCTGCATCCCGCACGGCGGCGGCGGGCCCGGCGTCGGCCCGATCGGGGTGCGCGAGCACCTGGCGCCGTACCTGCCCAACCACCCGCTCCAGCCCGCCGCGGGCCCGGAGACCGGTATCGGTCCCGTCTCCGGAGCGCCCTGGGGCTCGGCCGGGATCCTGCCGATCTCCTGGGCGTACGTCCGCCTGATGGGCGCCGAGGGTCTGCGCAGGGCGACACAGGTGGCGGTGCTCAGTGCCAACTACATCGCCAAGCGCCTGGAGCCGCACTACCCGGTGCTCTACACGGGGCCGAACGGGCTGGTGGCGCACGAGTGCATCATCGATGTCCGGCCGCTGACCAAACAGACCGGCGTGAGCATCGACGACGTCGCCAAGCGGCTGATCGACTACGGCTTCCACGCGCCGACGATGTCCTTCCCGGTCGCGGGCACGCTGATGACAGAGCCCACTGAGAGCGAGGACCTGGCGGAACTCGACCGCTTCTGCGAGGCGATGATCGCCATCCGTGCGGAGATCGAGCGGGTCGGCTCGGGGGAGTGGGGCGCGGAGGACAACCCGCTGCGCAACGCGCCGCACACCGCGGCCATGCTCGGACGCGAGTGGGAGCAGGGCTACCCGCGCGAGGAGGCGGTCTTCCCGGCGGGGGTGCGGGCGGCCGACAAGTACTGGCCGCCGGTGCGGCGGATCGACGGTGCCTACGGTGACCGCAACCTCGTCTGCTCGTGCCCGCCGGTGGCCGAGTACGACGACTGA
- a CDS encoding DUF5999 family protein, with protein sequence MCKHQPPCPTADSADREAAQPVAHHPEQGWSLLCNGVLLFEDTGELLPDGQIIAPHRPLGTHHITTAA encoded by the coding sequence ATGTGCAAGCACCAGCCACCGTGCCCGACAGCGGACTCAGCAGACAGGGAGGCCGCGCAGCCCGTGGCCCACCACCCCGAGCAGGGATGGAGCCTGCTGTGCAACGGGGTCCTGCTCTTCGAGGACACAGGTGAGCTGCTGCCGGACGGCCAGATCATCGCTCCGCACCGGCCGCTCGGTACGCACCACATCACCACAGCCGCCTGA